The sequence below is a genomic window from Tenacibaculum tangerinum.
CTGTTGCATTTGTCATACCTCCTAGCTCTACATTATCAATCCACTCATACGATGAGTTGTTTCCTTGAGAACCACAGTAGGATACCGTATTAGATAAAGTTGTAACGTTAATTGTATTACTTGATGATGAAACGTTCCCTGCTGCATCTTTAGCTCGTACCGAGAAACTATACGTGGTACTAGCGGCTAATCCTGTTACACTAGCAGAGGTTCCTGTTACTGTTGCAATCTTGGTAGTTCCTCTATAAACATCGTAACCTGTTACCCCTACATTGTCGGTTGATGCCGACCAGCTTAAAGTTAAAGTCGTTTGTGTAACGTTACTTGCTGTTAAGTTTGTTGGAGCACTCGGTGCTTGAGTATCTGCTGTGCCAGCTCCAATTACCACTGTATAATCCTCTACTTCACCATACGAAAAAGTAGCTTCACAAGCGGTAGGAGTTGCATTGTACTTCATTACGATTCGCATTCTTGTGGCTCCTTCTAAAGCACCCGACGGAACGGTGAATGAGGTGCTTACTGGTGTTGTTTGTGAAGGTGATTTTGTCCATACTGTTTCGCCTGCATCAGAAAAATCTCCATCTTGATTGTAATCTATCCAAACTCCATATCCTTCATTATATACTGTACCTGTCCATGTTGGAGTTATGGTAATAGTATGAGAAGTCGACTTAGCTAAATTTGTTGAAATGTTGGTGTAATCGGTATAGCCATTTCCTGCACCTGAACTATTATTAATAGTACCTAATTGAACTCTTCCAATATATTCATCTGCCACACTATTTCCTTTTGATGAACAATAGTTTAGAGGAGGGTTTCCTGTGGTTGTTACATTTAATGTTGCAGAAGTACCTGTACCTCCAGTAGCACATTTTGCTACAACAGTAACGGCGTACTGAGTACCACTTATTAGTCCAGTAACATTAAAAGATGTGCTGGTTACATTGGTCGTATTTCCTGCTACGGTTACGTCGTAAGAAGCGGCTCCTGAAACAGCATTCCAAGACACTGTAAATCCATTATCTCCGATATTAGATGCACTCAAGTTACCTGGTGCTGCTAAAGCACAAGCTTGCACAAATTCTTCTCCTACGTTAACAGCATAAAAAGCATTGGTAGTTGAAATTACTTCTTGAGAATTTGCCCCGTATAAATCGGTAGCTGCTTGAATAGCCCCTGCTCTAGCATCAGAAAATGTTGCATTTGCTGATAAATAATTGGCTTCTGTTCGGTAAGCAATTTTAGCAGCTTTTGCCATTCCGATACCTGTTACGTTGTAGTTATCTCCAACATCGTTGCTTCCTGAACCTCCTGCAGTTAGTAAGTAAAACCACTTGTTTAAAACACCAGAGTTGGTATGTACACCACAATAGTCGTTTGTTCGGGTTGGAGTACCACAATTAGGGTTCTTCCAGTACGTTCCTCCATAGGTATCTGGCTGACCTAATGATTTTGGGTCGTTCATAGAACGTAAGGCTGCAGAACCAGTACGTCTGTCTATTTCGTCTCCTATTAACCATACAGAAAGGCTTGGGTTTAAATCGTTTCCGTTTCCTTTTGCAAAGTGTTCTACGGCAGCTCCCCAAATATCAGAAAATCCTTCATTTAAAGCACCCGATTCTCTTTGGTATGCTAAGTTGGCGGTATTTGAACAAACAGCGTGTCCTATTTCGTGTGCAGCTACATCTATCGAAGTTAAGGCGTCAAAATATCCATTTCCTTCTTGTCCGTTAGAAGAACCATCGCCATAAGACATTACAGAACCATTCCAAAAAGCATTGTCGTAATTAACATCTACATGTACATAGCTTCTGATTTGAGCACCATTCCCGTCATAACTATTACGATTGTGCTTTTGTAAAAAATAGTCGTAAGTCATCATGGCTCCCCAATGAGCATCTAAAGCCGCATTATCTTTATTGGCACTGTGCTCGGCAGTTGTCCAGTTATTATCATTATCGGTAAATTGATTGTAGTTTGATATGTATGGGTAAGTAGCTCCTGGTGATTGATTTTTAGCATCTCTAGTGTACACTTTTCTTCCTGCATCACTCAAAATATAACTCCCACCACTTAACGCCGTTTCAATAGATTTAGTACCACTATAACGTGTTTGTGCTGTTCCTGTTACAAATGCTGTTGCAGCTTCAGCTTTGTTACTTTTCTTTGCATACTTCGTAATATTACCAACATGCCCAAATTTATCTGCGTGCTTTATTATGGCATTGTAAAACAAAGTTTCTCCTGTATGGGCATCGATATATAAATATCCTCTGCTTAGTGGTTTTGTAGCAAAAATGTCGAATTTATAAGCCAATTTTGGTTCTTTTTTTCCAATAACTTCTTTTGGAAGAATTAGCAATTCTCCTTCTGGTTTTTTGTAGTTATCCATTTCTTTAGCAGCTTCAGGAAATTCCCATAAATACTTTTCAGCTCCTGTATGAGACAATGCCTTTTTAAATGCTTGCTCTTTTGATAGTTTTGGAGTTGTATTTACTTTTCCTACATCATAAAACTCACCATTCATACTTTTTAAAACACCATTTTTAGCGTGCGCAGTATAGGTAGCAAATTCAACTTTTACTCCCTTGAATTTTTGCTGATATTTTTCATGGGTAAAACCGATATCATCTTTGGTGGATGTTAGTTTATGCAAACGATCGTCTTTGAATAACTTTAGTCTTTTCTTAATAAGATCTGGGGCTTTTTGTAAAGAAACCTTTGACGACTCGTTAAACTCAATGTGTTTTAACTCTCTGTTTTCTTGAGCGTTTATACTATAAACACCTGTAAACAAACAAGTAAATAAAAATGCTTTTTTAATGTAATTGTGTTTCATTCTTGAAGGGTTTAGCTAATTATTTTAGTAAAAAAAAGCCTGAGAAAGAACTCAGGCTTTAAGAAGGTTTATTTTTTAAACACTTTGGTTGTCAATAATTTTTGTCCGTCATTTACTTCTAAAATATACATTCCAGTTTGTAAACCTGAAACATTTATGTTTGAGTTGTTTAAGCGTCCATATTTTACTACTTTACCAATCGTATTTACAATTTTATAGGTCATCTTATCAGTCTTAGAAGCTAGTCTTACTTGTAAGTAATCTACTGCTGGATTTGGATATGCCATTAGGTCTAAATTACTTTCATTTCCTAATCGTTCTCCTGAACTAACAGCATTGTATTCTCTTGCACCAGAAACAATATTTACGGTATAGTCTTCTACTTCTCCATACGAAAAGGCTTCACAAGAAGTTTGTGCACTGTTATACTTCATCGAAACACGCATTCTAGTAGTTCCTAAGCTTGCTCCTGAAGGAACATTTACTGTAGCGGTTAAGTTATTGGCACTTGACGATGAGCCCGATACTACTTTTTCACTACTCTCGAAAGTACCGTTTTGGTTAAAGTCTATCCAAACTGCCCAATATTCTGTGTATGATGAACTGCTAAAGCCTGCACTTACTATCATTTGATTTGAACTTCCTTGAGATAAGGTTGCTGTTTTTGAAGTAAAATCGGCATATCCACCGTTATCACCTGTTGCATTTGTCATACCTCCTAGCTCTACATTATCAATCCACTCATACGATGAGTTGTTTCCTTGAGAACCACAGTAGGATACCGTATTAGACAAAGTTGTAACGTTAATTGTATTACTTGATGATGAAACGTTCCCTGCTGCATCTTTAGCTCGTACCGAGAAACTATACGTGGTACTAGCGGCTAATCCTGTTACACTAGCAGAGGTTCCTGTTACTGTTGCAATCTTGGTAGTTCCTCTATAAACATCGTAACCTGTTACCCCTACATTGTCGGTTGATGCCGACCAGCTTAAAGTTAAAGTCGTTTGTGTAACGTTACCTGCTGTTAAGTTTGTTGGAGCACTCGGTGCTTGAGTATCTGCTGTGCCAGCTCCAATTACTACAGTATAATCTTCTACTTCACCATACGAAAAAGTAGCTTCACAAGCTGTAGGAGTTGCATTGTACTTCATTACGATTCGCATTCTTGTGGCTCCTTCTAAAGCTCCTGATGGAACGGTGAATGAGGTGCTTACTGGTGTTGTTTGTGAGGGTGATTTTGTCCATACTGTTTCGCCTGCATCAGAAAAATCTCCATCTTGATTGTAATCTATCCAAACTCCATATCCTTCATTATATACTGTACCTGTCCATGTGGGAGTTATGGTAATAGTATGAGAAGTCGACTTGGCTAAATTTGTTGAAATGTTGGTGTAATCGGTATAGCCATTTCCTCCACCTGAACTATTATTAATAGTACCTAATTGAACTCTTCCAATATATTCATCTGCCACACTATTTCCTTTTGATGAACAATACGAAATAGTTACTGCTGGTGTTGTAAAGTTTGAAGAGGTACTGTATGCCGATGTTGTTCCGTCAGAACATTTGCTACGTACTTGTACTTCGTATTGAGTAGAAGCGGATAATCCACTTAAAGATGTTGAAGTTCCAGAAACCGCACTAGTTGCCCATGTCGAGGTTCCTGTTTGACGGTATCTTACGTCATAAGTAGCTCCTGAAACTGCCGTCCAAGATACCGTTGCTCCTGAAGAAGTAACACCTGAAATAGTTACTCCTGTAGGTACGGTTGCTGTACATGAAGTAGCTCCACTCGTTTTATCTGACAGGGCTAATGAACGTCTTGCCCCCCCTGTTTCTAAATAGGTGTGCATTCTGTTTTTTTGACCTAGCGTAAATAAATTCATACAAGAATCATCCGAATAATCCATGTAGTTTTGAACCATATCTTCTGACCCACAAGAAATGTGTCCTGTCGCACAGCCATAGTTTGGCGCATCCGATTCTGGGGTATCCGAAACAAAATCGTCTACACCACAACCTCCATCGCCCCAAATGTGGCGTAATCCGAAATAGTGACCTACTTCGTGAGTAGTTGTTCTACCTCCATCAAAAGGAGCTTGAGCGGTACCTATGGTACCAAAGTATTGATCTGCCATTACTACACCGTCTGTAGATGCATCTGTATCCCATGGAAATTGTGCATATCCTAAAATAGTTCTTGTCCCACTTATCAAATTGTCTACAATCCACATATTTAAGTATTCAGCAGTATTCCAAGGATTAACTCCTCCTTGAGAAGATTTTTTCATACTATCGTCGGTTTGCCAAGTAGATTTGCTTACTGCCTTTCTTGTAATACCCGTAGTAGGATTTCCATTAGGGTCGATCTGAGCTAAATAAAACTCAATTTTTGTGTCTGCTGCTTGCGACCACTTGTTCGTAGCATCAGCATTTGTTCTTCTGAAATCCTCATTCAAAACATCAATTTGTGACTGAATTTGTGCTACACTGATGTTATTTGTAGAATTTGTATATAATAAATGAACAACTACTGGAATTTGATAAATATCTCCCGAAATTTTACCTTGTTTATTCGACATTTCCTCAATCTTTCGCTGCGTGAACAACTCTATTTGTTCCATGTGTTTAGCGAGACTCGGATTTTTTGCAACTTTAGCATTGAAAAGTTCGGTAACGTTACAGTTACGTTTTACTTGAGTAGTTTTTTGCTGAGATTGGGCAGCAAACACCAAAGAAAAGCACAAAAGTGCTAGAGTAATTTTGTTTTTCATTCTGAAGGGATTTAAATTCTATTTATTAAAAACTAGGGCTTCTTGTATGATTTTTTAAAAATAAAAATCATTAACTATTTGTTAAAACTTTGGCAAATATATAAAAAAACACAAAATTTTATATGTTTTACATAAGTAATCGGCTGTTTTTATTTTTTTTGAGAAAACAGAAACCCGTAAACCCACTAAAACACTAGGATTATAAAGGGTTAAGAAAATTATTTTTTTTGTGCTTATTGTCAAACGATTACACTAACGTATTCTTTTCAATAAAGAAAATGAGGATAATAGTTGTATTTTTATTGAAATTTATGATAAATGCTTGACGTTAAAAATTTAGAAATATCGTTTAAAAATACTCCTCCAGTTGTTCAGCAAATCTCTTTTAGTTTACAGAAAAATCAAATACTAGGAATTGTAGGTGAAAGTGGTAGTGGAAAGTCGGTAAGTTCGTTGGCTATTTTAGGGTTGCTTCCAAAAAATACGAAAGTAAAAGGAGAGCTTCTTTTTAACAAACAGTCTTTGCTTCTTTTTAACGAACAAGATTTTCAAAAAATACGTGGAAACCAAATAGCGATGATTTTTCAAGAACCGATGAGTTCTTTAAATCCTACCATGTCTTGTGGCATTCAGGTTGCTGAAATGTTACGACAACATACTCAACTTTCTGAACAGGAAATTAAGGTGGAGGTTCTTTCTCTATTCTCAAAAGTAAAACTTCCTAGACCTGAAGCTATTTATAATGCCTACCCACATCAAATAAGTGGCGGACAAAAACAACGGGTAATGATAGCGATGGCAATTGCTTGCAAACCTCAACTACTTATTGCCGATGAACCTACTACTGCATTGGACGTAACGGTGCAAAAAGAAATCATTTCTTTATTAAAAGAGTTACAG
It includes:
- a CDS encoding M4 family metallopeptidase, which translates into the protein MKHNYIKKAFLFTCLFTGVYSINAQENRELKHIEFNESSKVSLQKAPDLIKKRLKLFKDDRLHKLTSTKDDIGFTHEKYQQKFKGVKVEFATYTAHAKNGVLKSMNGEFYDVGKVNTTPKLSKEQAFKKALSHTGAEKYLWEFPEAAKEMDNYKKPEGELLILPKEVIGKKEPKLAYKFDIFATKPLSRGYLYIDAHTGETLFYNAIIKHADKFGHVGNITKYAKKSNKAEAATAFVTGTAQTRYSGTKSIETALSGGSYILSDAGRKVYTRDAKNQSPGATYPYISNYNQFTDNDNNWTTAEHSANKDNAALDAHWGAMMTYDYFLQKHNRNSYDGNGAQIRSYVHVDVNYDNAFWNGSVMSYGDGSSNGQEGNGYFDALTSIDVAAHEIGHAVCSNTANLAYQRESGALNEGFSDIWGAAVEHFAKGNGNDLNPSLSVWLIGDEIDRRTGSAALRSMNDPKSLGQPDTYGGTYWKNPNCGTPTRTNDYCGVHTNSGVLNKWFYLLTAGGSGSNDVGDNYNVTGIGMAKAAKIAYRTEANYLSANATFSDARAGAIQAATDLYGANSQEVISTTNAFYAVNVGEEFVQACALAAPGNLSASNIGDNGFTVSWNAVSGAASYDVTVAGNTTNVTSTSFNVTGLISGTQYAVTVVAKCATGGTGTSATLNVTTTGNPPLNYCSSKGNSVADEYIGRVQLGTINNSSGAGNGYTDYTNISTNLAKSTSHTITITPTWTGTVYNEGYGVWIDYNQDGDFSDAGETVWTKSPSQTTPVSTSFTVPSGALEGATRMRIVMKYNATPTACEATFSYGEVEDYTVVIGAGTADTQAPSAPTNLTASNVTQTTLTLSWSASTDNVGVTGYDVYRGTTKIATVTGTSASVTGLAASTTYSFSVRAKDAAGNVSSSSNTINVTTLSNTVSYCGSQGNNSSYEWIDNVELGGMTNATGDNGGYADFTSKTATLSQGSSNQMIVSADFSSTSYTEYWAVWIDFNQNGTFESSEKVVSGSSSSANNLTATVNVPSGASLGTTRMRVSMKYNSAQTSCEAFSYGEVEDYTVNIVSSTSVAEGLYGFSAGTGGESLGNENSISFMAYPNPVVDYLQVKLASKADDITYKIINTIGSVVKQGRLNNSNINVSGLQTGMYILEVNDGQKLLTTKVFKK
- a CDS encoding GEVED domain-containing protein, with the protein product MKNKITLALLCFSLVFAAQSQQKTTQVKRNCNVTELFNAKVAKNPSLAKHMEQIELFTQRKIEEMSNKQGKISGDIYQIPVVVHLLYTNSTNNISVAQIQSQIDVLNEDFRRTNADATNKWSQAADTKIEFYLAQIDPNGNPTTGITRKAVSKSTWQTDDSMKKSSQGGVNPWNTAEYLNMWIVDNLISGTRTILGYAQFPWDTDASTDGVVMADQYFGTIGTAQAPFDGGRTTTHEVGHYFGLRHIWGDGGCGVDDFVSDTPESDAPNYGCATGHISCGSEDMVQNYMDYSDDSCMNLFTLGQKNRMHTYLETGGARRSLALSDKTSGATSCTATVPTGVTISGVTSSGATVSWTAVSGATYDVRYRQTGTSTWATSAVSGTSTSLSGLSASTQYEVQVRSKCSDGTTSAYSTSSNFTTPAVTISYCSSKGNSVADEYIGRVQLGTINNSSGGGNGYTDYTNISTNLAKSTSHTITITPTWTGTVYNEGYGVWIDYNQDGDFSDAGETVWTKSPSQTTPVSTSFTVPSGALEGATRMRIVMKYNATPTACEATFSYGEVEDYTVVIGAGTADTQAPSAPTNLTAGNVTQTTLTLSWSASTDNVGVTGYDVYRGTTKIATVTGTSASVTGLAASTTYSFSVRAKDAAGNVSSSSNTINVTTLSNTVSYCGSQGNNSSYEWIDNVELGGMTNATGDNGGYADFTSKTATLSQGSSNQMIVSAGFSSSSYTEYWAVWIDFNQNGTFESSEKVVSGSSSSANNLTATVNVPSGASLGTTRMRVSMKYNSAQTSCEAFSYGEVEDYTVNIVSGAREYNAVSSGERLGNESNLDLMAYPNPAVDYLQVRLASKTDKMTYKIVNTIGKVVKYGRLNNSNINVSGLQTGMYILEVNDGQKLLTTKVFKK